One region of Blattabacterium cuenoti genomic DNA includes:
- a CDS encoding 4'-phosphopantetheinyl transferase family protein encodes MIIVFRWKNFLETMFLRKLFLSDKEKMFFLSLSEKRKREFLGIRYALRYIGIKMNIFYNEKRKPFLFIEGKHISLSHSFERMAIAISSFHIGIDIEKLRKDKKIVKIKKKFIRDDESIFIHPNYEEDYLHIIWGIKESLYKLEGGIFYSFLNHYKVSPFCLKKDSCVSCWIIKNSCSKRFSAFYRKIEEYYLVYIIDEK; translated from the coding sequence ATGATCATAGTTTTTAGATGGAAAAATTTTTTAGAAACTATGTTTTTAAGAAAACTTTTTCTTTCAGATAAAGAGAAAATGTTTTTTTTATCATTATCAGAAAAACGAAAAAGAGAATTTTTAGGTATACGTTATGCTTTGAGATATATAGGTATAAAAATGAATATTTTTTATAATGAAAAAAGAAAACCTTTTCTTTTTATTGAAGGAAAACATATTTCTTTAAGTCATTCTTTTGAAAGAATGGCCATAGCTATAAGTTCTTTTCATATAGGAATAGACATAGAAAAATTACGAAAAGATAAAAAAATAGTGAAAATAAAGAAAAAATTTATTAGGGATGATGAATCTATTTTTATTCATCCAAATTATGAAGAAGATTATTTACATATTATATGGGGAATTAAAGAAAGTTTATATAAACTAGAAGGAGGAATTTTCTATAGTTTTTTAAATCATTATAAAGTTTCTCCTTTTTGCCTTAAAAAAGATTCTTGTGTATCATGCTGGATTATAAAAAATTCCTGTAGTAAGCGATTTTCTGCTTTTTATAGAAAAATAGAAGAATATTACTTAGTTTATATTATAGACGAAAAATAA
- a CDS encoding Mrp/NBP35 family ATP-binding protein yields the protein MKKKIEKALEKVIFIDNKNIVESGLVKKIDLLSNEIIIYLSLSNPAMHLKNRLIKEITHSIKNQNILDTIRIKMEIKSDTKTKSVIKNIIAIASGKGGVGKSTIATNIAVSLVKMGFHVGLLDADIYGPSIPLMFNIEEKSVNFQHKNGMMNPITSYGVKILSIGFFSKYGQAIVWRGPMVTKVLRQFMHETNWGKLDFLIVDLPPGTGDIHLSLLQEISLKGIVIVSTSQKIALSDVNRSVGMFRIRSISVPILGIIENMSYVFSKKTKEKCYFFGKNGVRNFSKKMNIFFLGEIPMLQKIREYSDLGIPVILENEHIRNIFLKITENIIHKLQL from the coding sequence ATGAAGAAAAAAATTGAAAAAGCATTAGAAAAAGTGATTTTTATTGATAATAAAAATATTGTAGAATCTGGTTTAGTCAAAAAGATAGATTTATTAAGTAATGAAATCATAATCTATTTGAGTTTATCAAATCCTGCTATGCATCTAAAAAATAGATTAATAAAAGAGATAACTCATTCTATAAAAAATCAAAATATTTTAGATACAATACGTATAAAAATGGAAATAAAATCAGATACAAAAACGAAATCTGTAATAAAAAATATAATTGCTATAGCTTCTGGAAAAGGAGGAGTAGGAAAATCTACAATAGCAACAAATATAGCTGTATCTTTAGTTAAAATGGGTTTTCATGTTGGATTATTAGATGCGGATATTTATGGTCCTTCTATTCCATTAATGTTTAATATTGAAGAAAAATCTGTAAATTTTCAACATAAAAATGGAATGATGAATCCTATTACTAGTTATGGAGTTAAAATTCTATCTATAGGTTTTTTTTCAAAATATGGACAAGCTATTGTTTGGAGAGGGCCCATGGTTACTAAAGTTTTGAGACAATTTATGCATGAAACTAATTGGGGAAAATTAGATTTTTTAATTGTAGATTTACCACCAGGAACAGGGGATATTCATTTATCTCTTTTGCAAGAAATTTCATTAAAAGGAATTGTTATAGTAAGTACATCTCAAAAGATAGCCTTATCGGATGTCAATCGTTCTGTAGGAATGTTTCGTATTAGATCAATTTCTGTTCCTATACTTGGAATTATAGAAAATATGTCTTATGTTTTTTCAAAAAAAACTAAAGAAAAATGCTATTTTTTTGGAAAAAATGGAGTAAGAAATTTTTCCAAAAAAATGAATATTTTTTTTCTTGGCGAAATTCCTATGTTACAAAAAATACGGGAATATTCAGATTTAGGAATTCCTGTTATTTTAGAGAACGAGCATATTAGAAATATCTTTCTAAAAATTACGGAAAATATTATTCATAAATTGCAATTATAA
- a CDS encoding purine-nucleoside phosphorylase, which translates to MSMTMSLEKSKQYIQNKIKEKPDFGILLLGNQFNKLIEEIKNPICISYEEIPLFSKKNLYGKFFFGKIEDKNVVLLTEPNSEENRTNHFSIVLCKNLGIDKLILINISGGVNPNYKMGDVMLVKDHINFFPESPNIKEFIKNKFFKITEPYDKKMIEIAENIAMNHNIIIQKGIYVASPYPNYKTYAEYAMIRSMGGDSVGMNIVTDVITARCINLRVFAISIVMGLYEQSKDKGKGYNYDEINFFKPFHQETEKSISLLILIVKEFIKLCL; encoded by the coding sequence ATGTCAATGACTATGAGTTTAGAAAAATCAAAACAATACATACAAAACAAAATTAAAGAAAAACCTGATTTTGGAATTTTATTATTAGGAAATCAATTCAATAAACTGATAGAGGAGATAAAAAATCCTATATGTATTTCTTATGAAGAAATCCCCCTTTTTTCAAAAAAAAATTTATATGGAAAATTTTTTTTCGGTAAAATAGAAGATAAAAATGTGGTTCTTTTAACCGAACCTAATTCTGAAGAAAATAGAACAAATCATTTCTCCATTGTTTTGTGTAAGAATCTAGGAATAGATAAATTAATTTTAATAAATATTTCTGGGGGTGTAAATCCAAACTACAAAATGGGAGATGTTATGTTGGTTAAAGATCATATTAACTTTTTTCCGGAAAGTCCTAATATAAAAGAATTTATAAAAAATAAATTTTTTAAAATTACAGAACCATATGATAAAAAAATGATAGAAATTGCAGAAAACATTGCAATGAATCATAATATTATTATTCAAAAAGGGATATATGTCGCTTCTCCTTATCCTAATTATAAAACTTATGCAGAATATGCTATGATACGATCTATGGGTGGGGATAGTGTAGGTATGAATATAGTAACAGATGTCATCACAGCTAGATGTATAAATTTACGAGTATTTGCTATATCCATTGTTATGGGATTATATGAACAATCTAAAGATAAGGGTAAGGGATATAATTACGATGAAATCAATTTCTTTAAGCCATTTCATCAAGAAACAGAAAAATCTATATCTCTTCTCATATTAATAGTAAAAGAATTTATCAAACTTTGTTTATAG
- the murB gene encoding UDP-N-acetylmuramate dehydrogenase has product MFIKKDFSLKKFNTFGINVYARYFVEVKSIEEIKKIFDRYPSISKLFLGNGSNILFLKNYYPGLIIKMGIKGKKVIQENNYQVIVKACAGENWDEFVNWTIKKGFSGLENLSFIPGTVGAAPIQNIGAYGAEVKDTLMKVQAYEIDNRKIREFTREECQLKYRYSFFKHSGNKFMILSVFFLLKKKYKELNTSYVEIQKELENMNIKMPTINNLSQAIFNIRHRKLPNPKKIGNAGSFFINPIVGILDFKKLKYQHPAIIGYNISNHKVKLSANSLIENIKWKEKKIGNVGMYEKKPIILVNYGKATGMEIYSFSEKIMKNIKKKFGIPLSREVNVIQ; this is encoded by the coding sequence ATGTTCATTAAAAAAGACTTTTCTCTAAAAAAATTCAATACATTTGGAATAAATGTTTATGCTCGTTATTTTGTAGAAGTGAAAAGTATAGAAGAAATTAAAAAAATTTTTGATAGATATCCATCAATTTCAAAACTTTTTTTGGGAAACGGAAGTAATATTCTTTTTTTAAAAAATTATTATCCGGGACTAATAATAAAAATGGGAATAAAAGGAAAGAAAGTTATTCAAGAAAATAATTATCAAGTCATCGTTAAAGCTTGTGCTGGAGAAAATTGGGATGAATTCGTAAACTGGACGATCAAAAAAGGATTTAGTGGTTTAGAAAATTTATCATTTATTCCTGGTACAGTTGGAGCTGCACCGATTCAAAATATTGGAGCATATGGAGCAGAAGTCAAAGATACTTTAATGAAAGTACAAGCATATGAAATAGATAATAGAAAAATAAGAGAATTTACACGTGAAGAATGTCAACTCAAATATCGTTATTCTTTTTTTAAGCATTCTGGAAATAAATTTATGATTTTGTCTGTTTTTTTTCTTCTAAAAAAAAAATATAAAGAATTAAATACATCTTATGTGGAAATTCAAAAAGAATTAGAAAATATGAATATTAAAATGCCTACTATTAACAATTTAAGTCAGGCGATTTTTAATATTAGACATAGAAAACTTCCAAATCCTAAAAAAATTGGAAATGCTGGTAGTTTTTTTATAAATCCTATAGTAGGTATTTTAGATTTTAAAAAACTAAAATATCAACATCCCGCTATTATAGGTTATAATATTTCTAATCATAAAGTCAAGCTATCTGCTAATTCATTAATTGAAAATATAAAATGGAAAGAAAAAAAAATTGGAAACGTAGGAATGTATGAAAAAAAACCTATTATTTTAGTAAACTATGGAAAAGCTACTGGAATGGAAATATATTCTTTTTCAGAAAAAATAATGAAAAATATAAAAAAAAAATTTGGTATTCCTTTATCAAGAGAAGTAAATGTCATACAATAA
- a CDS encoding YtxH domain-containing protein: MKKGGSFFWGVILGTMAGLIVGIILAPRKEEKIKNILGKKTEELRDNLQEISKKIGKKVHKIKSDFEAKWKKNKIEKIDKVEDELGT, translated from the coding sequence ATGAAAAAAGGAGGAAGTTTTTTTTGGGGAGTTATTTTAGGAACTATGGCTGGTTTAATAGTGGGAATAATATTAGCTCCAAGAAAAGAGGAAAAAATAAAAAATATATTAGGAAAGAAAACAGAAGAACTAAGAGATAATTTACAGGAAATTAGTAAAAAAATTGGAAAAAAAGTGCATAAAATTAAATCAGACTTTGAAGCTAAGTGGAAAAAAAACAAAATAGAAAAAATCGATAAAGTAGAAGATGAATTAGGAACTTAA
- the rlmB gene encoding 23S rRNA (guanosine(2251)-2'-O)-methyltransferase RlmB: MKKLEIVYGIHPLIEAIIAKKTIRKIFFQKGLKKASNSYKKLRDLSKKEHIPIQTVSKQKFFQLKNKNHQGVFAVLSPIKTYHIEDLLPIFYEKGQNPLLIILDRITDVRNFGSIIRTAACAGADAIIIPKKDTAMIGSDSIKTSSGALFQVPICQEKNMLNTIEFLTNSGLKIVSATEKSNIYWYNIDFSGPTALILGNEEKGISSKYLKISYEQAKIPSIKGVSSLNVSVACGVILYEIFRQRTKTRF, translated from the coding sequence ATGAAAAAATTAGAAATTGTTTACGGAATACATCCATTGATAGAAGCAATTATAGCTAAAAAAACTATTAGGAAGATTTTTTTTCAAAAAGGATTGAAGAAAGCATCAAATTCTTACAAAAAATTAAGAGATCTTTCCAAAAAAGAACATATTCCAATTCAAACTGTTTCTAAACAAAAATTTTTTCAATTGAAAAATAAAAATCATCAAGGAGTTTTTGCTGTTCTTTCTCCTATAAAAACTTATCACATAGAAGATTTGCTTCCTATATTTTATGAAAAAGGTCAGAATCCACTTTTGATTATTCTAGATCGAATTACAGATGTAAGAAATTTTGGATCTATAATACGGACTGCTGCATGCGCAGGAGCAGATGCTATCATTATTCCAAAAAAAGATACAGCTATGATTGGGTCTGATTCTATAAAAACTTCTTCAGGTGCTTTATTTCAAGTTCCAATATGTCAAGAAAAAAATATGTTGAATACAATAGAATTTTTGACGAATTCAGGATTGAAAATCGTTTCTGCTACAGAAAAATCCAATATATATTGGTATAATATTGATTTTTCAGGGCCAACAGCTTTAATATTAGGAAACGAAGAAAAAGGAATTTCTTCTAAATATTTGAAAATTTCCTACGAACAAGCAAAAATACCATCAATAAAAGGGGTTTCATCTTTAAACGTATCTGTAGCTTGTGGGGTCATTTTATATGAAATTTTCAGACAAAGAACTAAAACTCGCTTTTAA
- the pheS gene encoding phenylalanine--tRNA ligase subunit alpha — protein sequence MNQKIEQIKEEIKCFHMKTYNDLETFRIKFLGKKKGIVTILFKELKKISIHKRRIYGKIINELKKEAQNKIKVFQSKNKIQNDKILKFDPTLPGKSIEIGSRHPLSILKNRIRDLLINIGFTYVDGPEIEDDWHNFTALNIPIFHPSRDMQDTFFLCKNPDILLRTHTSSVQIRYMKKHNPPFRVLSIGKVYRNESISSRSNFMFHQAEGFYIDKKVSFYDLKQTIHYLITSLFEKVKIRFRPSYFPFTEPSAEVDIYCNNGWLEIMGCGMIDPQVLENVNIDSEIYSGFAFGLGIERIALIIYQMKDIRIYFDNDIRFLKQFKSEF from the coding sequence ATGAATCAAAAAATAGAACAAATTAAAGAAGAAATAAAATGTTTTCACATGAAAACATATAATGATTTAGAAACATTCAGGATTAAATTTTTAGGTAAAAAAAAGGGAATTGTAACAATTTTATTCAAAGAATTAAAGAAAATTTCCATTCATAAAAGAAGAATTTATGGAAAAATTATTAATGAATTAAAAAAAGAAGCTCAAAATAAAATAAAAGTTTTTCAATCAAAAAACAAAATTCAAAATGATAAAATACTAAAATTTGATCCTACTTTACCGGGAAAATCTATAGAAATAGGTTCCAGACATCCCCTGTCTATTCTAAAAAACAGAATAAGAGATCTTTTGATAAATATTGGATTTACTTATGTAGATGGACCTGAAATAGAGGATGATTGGCATAATTTTACGGCTTTAAATATTCCTATTTTTCATCCATCTAGAGATATGCAAGATACATTTTTTCTGTGTAAAAATCCAGATATTTTGTTACGTACACATACTTCCTCTGTACAAATACGGTATATGAAAAAACATAATCCACCTTTTCGTGTATTGTCAATCGGAAAAGTATATAGAAATGAATCCATTTCATCACGTTCCAATTTTATGTTTCATCAAGCGGAAGGATTTTATATAGATAAAAAAGTTTCTTTTTATGATTTGAAACAAACGATTCATTATTTGATCACTTCTCTTTTTGAAAAAGTAAAGATTAGATTTCGTCCTTCTTATTTTCCATTCACAGAGCCCAGTGCTGAAGTAGATATATATTGTAATAATGGATGGTTAGAAATCATGGGTTGTGGAATGATAGATCCCCAAGTTTTGGAAAACGTAAATATTGATTCAGAAATTTATTCTGGATTTGCTTTTGGATTGGGTATTGAACGTATAGCTCTAATAATTTATCAAATGAAAGATATTAGAATTTATTTTGATAATGATATTCGTTTTTTAAAACAATTTAAAAGCGAGTTTTAG
- a CDS encoding CvpA family protein → MLDIIIIIIILYGGYHGYQKGLISQFFIFMIFFILIFKGFYVFGIVKKILKEINIVSEKSYIFIIYSLIISLFSIILMAFITKKIIEFIMIVTWMKPIDRLGGGILGMIKYFFCLSRCILFLKEANKKIDLFSHNFFQNSFEKEFQFFFYKKGSLLNKLKELYFKFYEF, encoded by the coding sequence ATGTTAGATATAATTATTATAATTATAATTTTATATGGGGGGTATCATGGATATCAAAAAGGATTAATTTCTCAGTTTTTCATATTTATGATATTTTTTATATTGATTTTCAAAGGTTTTTATGTTTTCGGTATTGTAAAAAAAATCCTAAAAGAAATCAATATAGTAAGCGAAAAATCCTATATTTTTATAATTTATTCTTTAATAATTTCGCTTTTTTCTATTATTCTTATGGCTTTTATAACTAAAAAAATCATAGAATTCATAATGATTGTCACATGGATGAAACCTATAGATAGATTGGGGGGTGGAATATTAGGCATGATTAAATATTTTTTTTGTCTTTCAAGATGTATTCTTTTCCTAAAAGAAGCAAATAAAAAAATAGATTTATTTTCTCACAATTTTTTTCAAAATTCCTTTGAAAAAGAATTTCAATTTTTTTTCTATAAAAAAGGATCTTTATTGAATAAATTAAAAGAATTATATTTTAAATTTTATGAATTTTAA